The Spiroplasma endosymbiont of Atherix ibis nucleotide sequence TTTTTTTCCTGATTCAAATAGTGTCCCTTTAAATATGAAACTTAAAGATTATGTAGCATATATTTGTGCTGTTAACAGTATTCCTAAAAAAGAAGCTAAGGAAAGAGCAAATAAAATATTTAAGATGTTATCTTTAGAACCATATATTAATAAAAAAATTAAAAGTTTAAGTGCAGGTTGAAAAAAAAGAGCTATAATGGCAAGTGTTTTGGTAAGAACTCCTGAATATATAGTATTTGATGAACCAACAGCTAATGTTGACGTAGAAGCAAAATTGTCATTTATGAATATTCTTCATGAATTATCAAATATAGGAGTTACAATTTTAATTACAAGTCATATTCTTGAAGAACTTCAAGAAGTTGCAAATTATGTAGTTTTTATTCGTGATGGAGAGGTAGTTTTAGAAAAAGATTTTGATAATAAAAAAGAATTAATATCGCAACTTTATAAAGATGTAATGGCAGAAAAAAATAATGGTGAAAAACTTTTAAAAGAAATTTACAGTTTAAATGAAGGGTTGGTGAGTTAATATGGAAAAAACAACATTAAATTTAGTTAAGCTTAAGAAACCTAAAAAGGAAAATAAATTTAATGGTTTTAAAACTTTATATTTAATTAATTTAAAGAGATTAATTAGAAATAAGGGTATATTAGCTACTTCAATTATGTCAATAATAATTACATTAATTTTTTCATGAGTTACTGCTGGTACTGCAAAAAATCCATATACTATTATGTCTTTTGGATTAATAATGTTATCTATTGGATATATTATTCAAGTATTTTTCTTTATATTATTTATGATAATTATGTCAACAGAACTTATTAAAAAACAAATGCTAGATGGTATTCAAAATATTGAGACTAGATCTGGAATGAAATTTAAGTCAACTTTCTTATTGAGATTATTAGTATTTATTACATTTACTGCAGGATTGTGAGGTATAAATACATTAATTACTATCTTAACTTCATCATCAGTTTTATTTAAATTTGATTTAATTTTAGGAATAATATTTAGTACATGTATTTTTTATTTATTCTTAATATTTTTTGGAACACCAATAATATTTTTTATAACTATTATTTGTTCTATTGCTTGAAGCGTTATGCTAAATATTTTTATTTCTTTAATCTTAGTTTTTTCAGGGATGATATCTTCAATTTCTATATTATTTGATAATGATCAATTGAATAACAATAAATTGGTAATGAATTTAAATTTAAAATTAGAAATTGCAAATTCTTTTTATAATACATTTAAAGATGATGAAAATATAAATTTTGTTTTTAATGATTTAGATCAAAATAATAATCAACAATCAAATTTTTCAAAAGCAATTAATGACAATGGGTCATTAAAAACAAAA carries:
- a CDS encoding ATP-binding cassette domain-containing protein, which codes for MDGKSIFEEENLQRIAFFPDSNSVPLNMKLKDYVAYICAVNSIPKKEAKERANKIFKMLSLEPYINKKIKSLSAGWKKRAIMASVLVRTPEYIVFDEPTANVDVEAKLSFMNILHELSNIGVTILITSHILEELQEVANYVVFIRDGEVVLEKDFDNKKELISQLYKDVMAEKNNGEKLLKEIYSLNEGLVS